The window AATCTTTATTGCCAGGAATCGGTTCCAAGTCGAAGTCATGAAATTGCGGCATAACGCGCTGTACGTGCCGGACGATTCGATCATAATATCTTTGATACGCTTTGTTTTGCTTGAGCATATTCAGAAAGGCAGCCAGATTTCCTGCATCGCTGCGGAGATATTTGGCATCATCAATATAGCCGCGATCTTTCATCTTGGCGGTGTCCGATGTGTCGTGAAACTGATAACTCCGTACCCCCGACAAAAGGCGATACAAGACTGCACTGGTTTTCCTTTGGTCGCTTGCCAACCCTGATTCACTTCCACCTGCGTCAAGAAAATACTCCTGTGGCTGTGGTGAAGGAGGGCTAATTTTATGATAAATAATCTTTTCGCCGCTGACGAATAAACGATCCGGCAAGCCGTGCGCGAGTCTCACCTCATAGGTATCATGGGCGGACTCGGATGCAAAGGCAAGCTCAAAGGAAATGGATTCGGTGTGTTTGGGGCCGTAAAAAAGCAGGTGGCTGACCCCGTATTTACCCACGTATTGCTGCAAGGCCCTGCTTGTCATGAAATTGAGCATCTTGAAGAATGAAACCAGATTGCTTTTGCCGGAACCATTGGCTCCGAGCAAGACTGTCAGGTTACCGAAGGGAATGCGTTGACCGACCCGCCCGTCAATAGACTTGTATCCCTTTATATGCACTTCTTTCAGTTTCATGACGCTCTCCGGCAAAACAGCCTTTCTTTCCCGCTGATATTTTATTAAGATTGCGCCTTATTATGGTGTAGCTTCATGGTGATGTCAATATGTTTGGCACCCCGTGCCTCTGGGATGTATTCCTTGTCCTGAAGGAACAGCCGGGTAGGGAGGTAACATCAATCGAAGATTGTATCAGCTTGGAAATAATATTTATTGAGGATTATTATGGCACAAGGCAAACTCCAGCTCGGTGATTCTGTCATTGTAAAACCGAATGTTGAAGAACTTGATTTAAATATCAACATTGGCGGATGGCAGGGACGGGTCGCTGAAATCGAAGAAGAAGACGGCCTGATTGGTATAGATTGGGATAGTCTGACGCTCAAGCAGATACCTGACAAGACGATTGTCTACTGTGAAGTAGAAGGGTTGGACTGGGCCAGAGTGTATCTTGAACCAGCAGATGTTGAACAAACAACAGCCAGAGATAGTGAGGATGATGTCGTAAAAACAATTGAACAGATTGAAAGTAAGCATGATTTTACTTGGACAGATGAAGCTCCTGAAGAATCAGAGGAAATAGACAGGAGAATACAGGCCGTCTTAGACAACGCTGAAGATGAGAGTGAAGAGGCGGCCTTTGAGGTATGGCAGGAGTATCTTGAGGATGAGTTGGAATTTCCCTTTGAGGCAGAGGTCTTTGAGTGTCAAGAGGAGGGGCCGTTACAAGAAGGAGATCAGGTAACGGTAGTGGGTATTTATGAAGATGATGATGAAGAATATGATGTTTTTGATGATGATATTGAGGATATCTTTGGAATACTTGTGTTGTTGCGACATGGACGTGAAGAGTATGAGTTTCCCTTATGTGATTTGGAGGTTCTGGATAAATCCTCAGACAACTATCAGCCTGTGAAAGATTATGCGATTTGGTTTGCAAATCGTTGAGGTGTTGCGGTTCGTTCCACTGTTAACGTTGCGCCCCTTTGGGATATTCATTTTAGCCTGAAGAGCAATCCCCCTGTGACGCATGATAATCCCCAAGGGGAGGAAGATAATCCCCTTGTGACGAACGATGATTACCAAGAGGCGCAAGGCAATCCCCTTGTGACGCACGATAATCCCCAAGGGGCGAAAGGTAATCCCCTCGTGACGAACGATGATCCCCAAGGGGCACAAGGCAATCTCCCTGTGACGGATGACGATCCCCAAGGGACGTAAGGCAATCTCCCTGTGACGGATGACGATCCCCAAGGGACGTAATCCTTCCCCCAGTGGGACAGCCGTGAATAGCCTCGCTGAACTTGAGAGAAGCACCACCTGCTAAAAATATGACCGGAGCAATATCACATGTCCTATTCATTCCGTATTCGCTTTGCACAATCTCCTCGTTACTCTATTGAAACGCAGGAAAACAAACTCATCTTGCCGGTACCTGATAAACAAATTTCAGTTGCACTCTGCTCAAAGCCTGAAGACATATCAATTCGCGAAGCAAGTAAGCTGGTTATAAAAGGAACAGGGTACAATTCTTTTTCAGCAGCGGAGATTGATGGACAACGCATTAAAAACGCTTTGATCGTGGCATTTGCCAGATGGCGTATCGGTGTCGATTTTTGGCAAACTATGACCGCCAAAACAATACTTACAGAAGAAGGGCTAAAACAACTAGAACAAGAGACGGGAAAAAGAGTACTTCACGACGTTGAAGGCTTAATGGTTTTCGAGTCTAATCCAAAACCAACTCTTGCGTATTTGGAGGCTGAAGACATATCGAAGTGGTGCATCTCCCATCCTCCAGAAGATATTCTCCAAGATTTTTCCAAAGCATTAGAATCGGCTCCATCTCTCTCAGAACGCGAAACACTGGCATTTCGACTTTATAATTCCTCATTATTTCAATTATTTTTTGACGCTCGT is drawn from Candidatus Electrothrix aestuarii and contains these coding sequences:
- a CDS encoding AAA family ATPase, with product MKLKEVHIKGYKSIDGRVGQRIPFGNLTVLLGANGSGKSNLVSFFKMLNFMTSRALQQYVGKYGVSHLLFYGPKHTESISFELAFASESAHDTYEVRLAHGLPDRLFVSGEKIIYHKISPPSPQPQEYFLDAGGSESGLASDQRKTSAVLYRLLSGVRSYQFHDTSDTAKMKDRGYIDDAKYLRSDAGNLAAFLNMLKQNKAYQRYYDRIVRHVQRVMPQFHDFDLEPIPGNKDYVRLNWQDASGSDYLFGPDQISDGSLRFMALATLLLQPPELLPTFIVLDEPELGLHPAAIGELAGIVRAASQKTQVLLATQSTRLVDEFSVEDVVVVERDEKERCSVFRKLDAEQLQDWLERYSLSELWEKNVLGGQP
- a CDS encoding calcium-binding protein, giving the protein MAQGKLQLGDSVIVKPNVEELDLNINIGGWQGRVAEIEEEDGLIGIDWDSLTLKQIPDKTIVYCEVEGLDWARVYLEPADVEQTTARDSEDDVVKTIEQIESKHDFTWTDEAPEESEEIDRRIQAVLDNAEDESEEAAFEVWQEYLEDELEFPFEAEVFECQEEGPLQEGDQVTVVGIYEDDDEEYDVFDDDIEDIFGILVLLRHGREEYEFPLCDLEVLDKSSDNYQPVKDYAIWFANR